A window of the Sphingobium sp. CAP-1 genome harbors these coding sequences:
- a CDS encoding bifunctional aconitate hydratase 2/2-methylisocitrate dehydratase codes for MSIYLDYLAEIDSRKTQGLAPKPIDDGALLGEIIALIQDAGSEHRAGALQFFIYNTLPGTTSAAGVKAAFLKQIILGDVTVPEITVAFAFELLSHMKGGPSIAVLLDIALGGDAAIAAQAGDVLKTQVFLYDADMARLSDAYKAGNAVARDVLESYAKAEFFVKLPDVEGEIKVVTFIAGEGDISTDLLSPGNQAHSRSDRELHGQCMISTEAQRQIQALKLQHPDKRVMLIAEKGTMGVGSSRMSGVNNVALWTGKQQSPYVPFVNYAPVVAGTNGISPIFATTVDVTGGIGINLQNWAKMTGPDGKAILNNDGNPVLEEKFSVETGTVLKIDVKNKKLTDEAGNELVDVAGAFTPQKMEFMKAGSSYAIVFGKKLQTFAAQTLGIEPTPVFAPNKEIAIEGQGLTAVEKIFNRNAVGVTPGKVLHAGSDVRVNVNIVGSQDTTGLMTAQELEAMAATVISPLVDGAYQSGCHTASVWDKKAQANIPKLMSFMNNFGLITARDPKGVYHAMTDVIHKVLNDITVDDWAIIIGGDSHTRMSKGVAFGADSGTVALALATGEATMPIPQSVKVTFKGKMQPYMDFRDVVHATQAQMLAQFGGENVFQGRIIEVHIGTLLADQAFTFTDWTAEMKAKASICISQDETLIESLEIAKSRIQIMIDKGMENAAGTLRGLIAKADARIAEIRSGEKPALAPDANAKYFAEVVVDLDLIDEPMIADPDVNNADVSKRYTHDTIRPVSYYGGTKKVDLGFIGSCMVHKGDMKILAQMLKNIEAAEGRVEFKAPLVVAPPTYNIVDELKAEGDWDVLKKYAGFEFDDVHPKTANRTEYENTLYLERPGCNLCMGNQEKAAKGDTVLATSTRLFQGRVVEDTAEKKGESLLASTPVVVLSTILGRTPNMDEYKSAVVGIDLTKFAPPAAH; via the coding sequence ATGAGCATTTACCTGGATTATCTGGCCGAAATCGACAGCCGAAAAACTCAGGGACTTGCGCCCAAGCCGATCGACGATGGCGCCCTGCTCGGCGAAATCATCGCCCTGATTCAGGATGCGGGGAGCGAACATCGCGCGGGCGCGCTGCAATTCTTCATCTACAACACGCTGCCGGGTACCACCAGCGCCGCGGGCGTCAAGGCGGCGTTCCTCAAGCAGATCATCCTGGGCGACGTGACTGTCCCGGAAATCACGGTCGCTTTCGCCTTCGAACTGCTCAGCCACATGAAGGGCGGCCCCTCGATCGCCGTGCTGCTCGACATCGCGTTGGGCGGTGACGCTGCGATCGCCGCTCAGGCGGGCGATGTACTCAAGACCCAGGTGTTCCTCTACGACGCCGACATGGCCCGGTTGAGCGATGCCTACAAGGCCGGCAACGCCGTCGCCAGGGATGTGCTGGAAAGCTACGCCAAGGCCGAATTTTTCGTCAAGCTCCCCGATGTCGAGGGCGAGATCAAGGTCGTGACCTTCATCGCCGGCGAAGGCGACATCTCGACCGACCTGCTCTCGCCCGGCAACCAGGCGCATTCGCGCTCCGACCGCGAACTGCATGGCCAGTGCATGATCTCGACCGAGGCGCAGCGGCAGATCCAGGCGCTCAAGCTCCAGCATCCCGACAAGCGCGTGATGCTGATCGCCGAAAAGGGCACGATGGGCGTCGGCTCCTCGCGCATGTCGGGCGTCAACAATGTGGCGCTGTGGACCGGCAAGCAGCAAAGCCCCTATGTCCCCTTCGTCAACTATGCGCCCGTCGTCGCGGGCACCAACGGCATTTCGCCGATCTTCGCGACCACCGTGGACGTGACCGGCGGCATTGGTATCAACCTTCAGAACTGGGCCAAGATGACCGGCCCGGACGGCAAGGCCATCCTCAACAATGACGGCAATCCGGTGCTGGAGGAGAAATTCTCGGTCGAAACCGGCACGGTCCTGAAGATCGACGTTAAGAACAAGAAGCTGACCGACGAGGCGGGCAACGAACTGGTCGATGTTGCCGGCGCCTTCACCCCGCAGAAGATGGAATTCATGAAGGCGGGCAGCAGCTACGCCATCGTCTTTGGCAAGAAGCTCCAGACCTTCGCCGCGCAGACGCTGGGCATCGAGCCGACCCCGGTATTCGCGCCGAACAAGGAAATCGCGATCGAGGGTCAGGGTCTGACCGCCGTCGAAAAGATCTTCAACCGCAACGCCGTAGGCGTGACGCCGGGCAAGGTGCTGCACGCGGGGTCCGACGTGCGCGTCAATGTCAACATCGTGGGATCGCAGGACACCACCGGGCTGATGACCGCGCAGGAACTGGAGGCGATGGCGGCCACCGTCATCTCGCCGCTGGTCGACGGCGCCTATCAGTCGGGCTGCCACACCGCATCGGTCTGGGACAAGAAGGCGCAGGCCAACATCCCCAAGCTCATGTCCTTCATGAACAATTTCGGCCTGATCACCGCGCGCGACCCCAAGGGCGTGTATCATGCGATGACCGACGTGATCCACAAGGTGCTGAACGACATCACCGTGGATGACTGGGCGATCATCATCGGCGGCGACAGCCACACCCGCATGTCGAAGGGCGTGGCCTTTGGCGCGGACTCCGGCACGGTGGCGCTCGCCCTGGCCACCGGCGAGGCGACCATGCCGATCCCACAGTCGGTCAAGGTGACGTTCAAGGGCAAGATGCAGCCCTATATGGACTTCCGTGATGTCGTCCATGCGACCCAGGCGCAGATGCTGGCCCAGTTCGGCGGCGAAAATGTGTTCCAGGGCCGCATCATCGAAGTCCATATCGGCACGCTGCTGGCCGATCAGGCCTTCACCTTCACCGACTGGACGGCCGAAATGAAGGCCAAGGCGTCGATCTGCATTTCGCAGGACGAAACGCTGATCGAGTCGCTGGAAATCGCCAAGTCGCGTATCCAGATCATGATCGACAAGGGCATGGAAAATGCCGCGGGCACGCTGCGCGGCCTGATCGCCAAGGCGGATGCGCGCATCGCCGAAATCCGGTCGGGCGAGAAGCCCGCGCTGGCGCCTGACGCCAATGCGAAATATTTCGCGGAAGTCGTGGTCGATCTCGACCTGATCGACGAACCGATGATCGCCGACCCGGACGTGAACAATGCCGACGTGTCCAAGCGCTACACCCACGATACGATCCGCCCGGTGTCCTATTATGGCGGCACCAAGAAGGTCGATCTGGGCTTCATCGGCTCGTGCATGGTGCATAAGGGTGACATGAAGATCCTGGCCCAGATGCTCAAGAACATCGAAGCGGCCGAAGGCAGGGTCGAGTTCAAGGCGCCGCTGGTCGTCGCCCCGCCGACCTATAATATCGTCGATGAACTGAAGGCCGAGGGCGACTGGGACGTGCTGAAGAAGTATGCCGGGTTCGAGTTCGATGACGTGCATCCCAAGACCGCGAACCGCACGGAGTATGAGAATACGCTGTATCTGGAGCGTCCGGGCTGCAACCTGTGCATGGGCAATCAGGAAAAGGCCGCCAAGGGCGACACCGTCCTCGCAACCTCGACCCGCCTGTTCCAGGGCCGCGTTGTGGAAGATACGGCCGAGAAGAAGGGTGAATCGCTGCTGGCATCGACCCCGGTCGTGGTGCTGTCCACCATCCTCGGCCGCACGCCGAACATGGACGAATATAAGAGCGCGGTCGTGGGCATCGACCTGACCAAGTTCGCGCCGCCCGCGGCCCACTGA
- a CDS encoding DUF885 domain-containing protein — protein MRKILSLLLVAATPVLAHAQTAPHDQLTKVMDDHWAWYLSTHPVEATARGVRDYDDRIYDMSLAARDAQIRAEQGFVTRLEAVAPQALDPADRVNRDVLLWMLRDDIDSDRHPAERLMLFTTYYGWHQGFSGMADGLPFYNRADYDSYLTRLALYPKQNGDALAITRQAIKGGYVQPCSVLQNYAKSISGIVDGTPEETRFYEPFKRPKPRDISDADWGAMQARAVTIIRDVLTPEYRKWHDLFVADYLPHCRKSDSASALPGGAAWYVSRVRAHTTTDLTPDQIHAIGLDEVARIGKRMDEIAAKAGYPSRAAYIQHLRTDPSYYARTPEELLRVAARQAKAIDGLLPRYFGTLPRLPYGLKPIPAAEAEGTTTAYYGPGSPEAGISGTYWVNTSKLDQRPYWELPALTAHEAVPGHHNQIALQQELPLPPFRKYLAGFTAYVEGWALYTEYLGEEMGLYDMPEKMMGRLSYEMWRACRLVVDTGIHAKGWDKGRAVAFMKANSALSDANIDAEVNRYISWPGQALGYKLGEIRIRQLRAKAEEALGPKFDLRRFHDAVLSQGAVPLTVLESQIDGWIAAEKARQAM, from the coding sequence ATGCGCAAGATTCTGTCTCTCCTCCTCGTCGCCGCCACGCCTGTTCTGGCCCACGCCCAGACCGCGCCTCACGATCAACTGACGAAGGTCATGGACGACCATTGGGCCTGGTATCTCTCGACTCACCCGGTCGAGGCGACCGCGCGCGGCGTGCGCGATTATGATGATCGCATCTACGACATGTCGCTCGCCGCCCGCGACGCGCAGATCAGGGCGGAGCAGGGCTTCGTCACCCGGCTGGAGGCGGTCGCTCCGCAGGCGCTCGACCCCGCCGACCGCGTCAATCGCGACGTGCTGCTGTGGATGCTGCGCGACGATATCGACAGCGACCGGCATCCGGCCGAGCGGCTGATGCTGTTCACCACCTATTATGGCTGGCATCAGGGCTTTTCGGGCATGGCCGACGGTCTGCCCTTCTACAATCGGGCCGACTATGACAGCTATCTGACGCGCCTTGCCCTCTATCCGAAGCAGAATGGCGACGCGCTTGCCATCACGCGGCAGGCGATCAAGGGGGGCTATGTCCAGCCTTGCTCGGTGCTGCAAAATTACGCCAAATCGATCAGCGGCATCGTCGACGGCACGCCGGAGGAGACGCGCTTCTACGAGCCGTTCAAACGCCCGAAACCGCGCGACATCAGCGACGCCGACTGGGGCGCGATGCAGGCCCGCGCCGTCACGATCATCCGCGACGTGCTGACGCCCGAATATCGCAAATGGCACGACCTGTTCGTGGCCGACTATCTGCCCCATTGCCGCAAGAGCGACAGCGCCTCGGCCTTGCCGGGCGGTGCGGCCTGGTATGTCAGCCGGGTGCGGGCGCACACCACCACCGACCTGACGCCCGACCAGATTCATGCAATCGGCCTCGATGAGGTCGCGCGCATCGGCAAGCGGATGGACGAGATCGCGGCCAAGGCCGGCTATCCCAGCCGTGCCGCCTATATCCAGCATTTGCGCACCGATCCCAGCTATTACGCCAGGACACCGGAGGAACTTCTGCGCGTGGCCGCGCGTCAGGCCAAGGCGATCGACGGCCTGTTGCCGCGCTATTTCGGCACGCTGCCGCGCCTGCCTTACGGGTTGAAGCCGATCCCGGCGGCGGAGGCGGAAGGGACCACCACCGCTTATTATGGCCCCGGATCGCCGGAAGCGGGCATTTCCGGCACCTATTGGGTCAACACCTCGAAGCTCGATCAGCGCCCCTATTGGGAACTGCCGGCGCTGACCGCGCATGAAGCGGTGCCGGGCCATCACAACCAGATCGCGCTGCAACAGGAACTGCCGCTGCCGCCCTTCCGCAAATATCTGGCCGGCTTCACCGCCTATGTGGAGGGCTGGGCGCTTTACACCGAATATCTGGGCGAGGAGATGGGCCTCTATGATATGCCCGAAAAAATGATGGGTCGCCTGTCCTATGAGATGTGGCGGGCCTGCCGGCTGGTGGTCGACACCGGCATCCATGCCAAGGGTTGGGACAAGGGCAGGGCCGTGGCCTTCATGAAGGCCAACAGCGCCCTGTCCGACGCGAATATCGATGCGGAGGTCAATCGCTATATTAGCTGGCCGGGGCAGGCGCTGGGTTACAAGCTGGGCGAGATCAGGATTCGCCAGTTGCGCGCCAAAGCGGAGGAGGCGCTCGGTCCCAAATTCGACCTGCGCCGCTTCCATGACGCGGTCCTGTCGCAGGGGGCGGTGCCGCTGACCGTGCTGGAAAGCCAGATCGATGGCTGGATCGCGGCGGAAAAGGCGCGACAGGCGATGTAG
- a CDS encoding DUF5818 domain-containing protein, whose amino-acid sequence MTRIGDRVDETGRLLRDEAGFLLQRDMGGSYRLVLLRVPVDHVEKRVRVQGYYAGDGIVEAEGVAAA is encoded by the coding sequence ATGACCCGGATTGGCGATCGCGTGGATGAAACCGGCCGGCTGCTGCGCGATGAGGCCGGTTTCCTGCTTCAGCGCGACATGGGCGGCAGCTATCGCCTCGTCCTGTTGCGCGTTCCCGTCGATCATGTCGAAAAGCGGGTGCGGGTGCAGGGCTATTATGCCGGCGACGGCATAGTCGAGGCCGAAGGCGTCGCCGCCGCCTGA
- a CDS encoding 2-hydroxyacid dehydrogenase, which translates to MAKKPRPAKPRVIVTRRLPPNVEARMADLFDTSFNVGDVAMSHAELARAMAQCDVLVPTISDQIDAALIDAAPERLQLIASFGSGVDHIDLAAARRKGIIVTNTPGVLTEDTADMTMALILSVPRRLAEGEKLVRTGEWRGWSPSGMLGHRIAAKKLGIIGMGRIGRAVARRARAFGLSIAYHNRHRLPFEVEQELEAEWQPDLDGLLAASDILSIHCPLNADSRGLIDARRIALLGPDSYLINTSRAEITDEGALIDALEEGRIAGAGFDVYTHEPAVDPRLLALSNVVLLPHMGSATFEGRDATGARVIANIRTWVDGHRPPNQVLEGWV; encoded by the coding sequence ATGGCCAAGAAACCGCGTCCCGCCAAGCCGCGCGTCATCGTCACGCGCCGCCTGCCGCCCAATGTGGAGGCGCGCATGGCCGACCTGTTCGACACCAGCTTCAATGTCGGCGATGTGGCGATGAGCCACGCCGAACTCGCCCGCGCCATGGCGCAATGCGACGTGCTGGTCCCGACCATCAGCGACCAGATCGACGCCGCGCTGATCGACGCCGCGCCCGAACGGCTGCAACTGATCGCCAGCTTCGGCAGCGGCGTCGACCATATCGACCTTGCCGCCGCACGGCGGAAGGGGATCATCGTCACCAACACGCCCGGCGTGTTGACCGAGGATACGGCCGACATGACGATGGCGCTGATCCTGTCGGTCCCGCGCCGTCTGGCGGAGGGCGAGAAACTGGTGCGCACCGGCGAATGGCGCGGCTGGAGTCCTTCGGGGATGCTGGGCCACCGCATTGCGGCCAAGAAATTGGGGATTATCGGCATGGGCCGCATCGGCCGCGCCGTCGCCCGCCGCGCCCGCGCCTTCGGCCTGTCGATCGCCTATCACAACCGCCACCGCCTGCCGTTCGAGGTGGAGCAGGAACTGGAAGCCGAATGGCAGCCCGATCTGGACGGGCTGCTGGCCGCCAGCGACATTCTCTCGATCCATTGCCCGCTCAACGCCGATAGCCGCGGGCTGATCGACGCGCGCCGCATCGCGCTGCTGGGACCGGACTCCTACCTCATCAACACGTCGCGCGCCGAAATCACCGACGAAGGTGCGTTGATCGACGCGCTGGAGGAAGGGCGGATCGCCGGGGCGGGTTTCGATGTCTACACCCATGAACCGGCGGTCGATCCGCGCCTGCTGGCGCTGTCCAACGTCGTGCTGCTGCCGCATATGGGATCGGCCACCTTTGAAGGGCGCGACGCCACCGGTGCGCGCGTCATCGCCAATATCCGTACCTGGGTCGACGGCCATCGCCCGCCCAACCAGGTGCTGGAAGGCTGGGTCTGA